In Hydrogenovibrio thermophilus, the following are encoded in one genomic region:
- a CDS encoding monovalent cation/H+ antiporter subunit D, translating to MMPLTIYPLLLPLIGGVLLLLARFGGLKLQRALSFLLTSGLVFIAVLLLQTAMDNSPQVYALGNWVAPYGIVLVLDQLSALMVLMTSVLAIGALWYAMSTGMDAKGSHFHVLFQIQLFGLNGAFMTGDVFNLFVFFEVLLLASYGLMLHGSGRLRTKAGLQYVVINLIGSTLFLFAVGALYGILGTLNIADMAVKVSQLPESEHAVVAAAGLLLLLVFGIKAAIFPLYLWLPQAYANASAPVAALFAIMTKVGLYAIIRVHGTVFGETAQDLAFYYIPWILGFGLVTMLLAALGVMASRGLREQVAYLVLTSVATLLIGIGLNTEAGLSATLYYLIHSTLMAGGFFLLADMIARGRGHFHDRFDSGPMMHRAVLLGGTFMFVAVAMTGVPPLSGFFGKVLILSAALTSDWFGWILATVLVSGLLMIIALARSGSLLFYHTQPHIESDGERCNRNAYVAVAFLLAVSPLLVIFATPVTALTDSIAQQLQQPMLYIETVLGTPAVTG from the coding sequence ATGATGCCTTTAACGATTTATCCGCTGCTGTTGCCATTGATTGGCGGCGTACTGCTTCTGTTGGCGCGTTTCGGCGGCCTCAAATTGCAACGCGCCTTAAGCTTCCTGTTGACGTCAGGCCTGGTGTTTATTGCGGTTTTGTTGTTGCAGACCGCCATGGACAACTCACCTCAGGTTTATGCTTTAGGAAACTGGGTGGCCCCTTATGGCATCGTTCTGGTGCTGGATCAATTATCCGCCTTGATGGTGTTGATGACGTCGGTTCTTGCCATCGGCGCGCTTTGGTATGCGATGAGCACGGGAATGGACGCCAAAGGGTCGCATTTCCATGTATTGTTCCAGATTCAGTTGTTCGGTCTGAACGGCGCTTTCATGACCGGCGACGTCTTCAACCTGTTCGTCTTCTTTGAAGTCTTGTTGTTGGCTTCCTATGGATTAATGTTGCACGGCAGCGGCCGTCTCCGCACCAAAGCCGGCTTGCAGTATGTGGTCATCAATCTGATCGGTTCCACTTTATTCCTGTTCGCGGTCGGCGCGCTTTACGGCATTCTCGGCACTTTGAACATTGCCGATATGGCGGTGAAAGTGTCGCAATTACCGGAAAGCGAGCACGCGGTCGTCGCCGCCGCCGGTTTATTACTCTTGTTGGTTTTCGGCATCAAAGCGGCGATTTTCCCGTTGTATCTGTGGTTGCCGCAGGCTTACGCCAATGCCTCGGCGCCGGTCGCCGCACTTTTTGCGATTATGACCAAAGTCGGGCTTTATGCGATTATCCGCGTGCACGGCACCGTTTTCGGGGAAACCGCACAGGATTTGGCTTTCTATTACATTCCTTGGATATTGGGCTTCGGACTGGTCACCATGCTGCTCGCCGCCCTGGGCGTCATGGCCTCCCGCGGTTTGCGCGAACAAGTGGCTTATCTGGTGTTGACCTCGGTGGCGACGCTATTGATCGGGATCGGTTTAAACACCGAAGCCGGACTTTCCGCGACCTTGTATTACCTGATTCATTCCACGCTAATGGCCGGTGGTTTCTTCTTGCTGGCGGATATGATTGCCCGTGGGCGCGGCCACTTCCATGACCGTTTCGATTCCGGCCCGATGATGCACCGCGCGGTCTTGCTGGGCGGTACTTTCATGTTCGTCGCCGTCGCCATGACCGGCGTGCCACCGTTATCCGGCTTCTTCGGGAAAGTCTTGATTCTGTCGGCGGCCCTGACATCCGATTGGTTCGGGTGGATTCTGGCCACGGTACTGGTTTCCGGTTTATTGATGATCATCGCCTTGGCGCGCTCCGGTTCCCTGCTGTTCTATCACACCCAACCGCACATTGAATCGGATGGCGAACGCTGTAACCGCAACGCTTATGTCGCGGTCGCATTTTTATTGGCCGTCAGTCCACTGCTGGTGATTTTCGCCACGCCGGTGACGGCTTTGACCGACTCGATCGCCCAGCAGTTGCAGCAGCCGATGCTGTATATCGAAACGGTGCTCGGCACCCCAGCGGTGACAGGATAG
- a CDS encoding Na+/H+ antiporter subunit E, with translation MRLKTLLPHPVLSLFLWLIWLLLNNNFSAGHMVLGLVLALVIPMITAVFWQEKVCLSRPWTQLRFFGIVLWDILVANVAVAKLILGPKDHLQPGFITIDLDIQHPLGISFLANTISLTPGTVSCDLSEDRKQLLVHALHVENPAETIQEIKQRYERPLMEIFESC, from the coding sequence ATGCGATTAAAGACACTATTGCCCCATCCGGTATTGAGCCTGTTCTTATGGCTGATCTGGTTATTATTGAACAATAATTTCAGCGCCGGACACATGGTACTCGGCTTGGTGCTGGCTTTGGTCATTCCGATGATCACGGCGGTTTTCTGGCAGGAAAAGGTCTGTTTGAGCCGTCCCTGGACCCAATTACGGTTTTTCGGTATTGTGCTGTGGGATATTTTGGTGGCCAACGTGGCGGTCGCCAAACTGATTCTGGGGCCGAAAGACCATTTGCAACCTGGGTTCATCACCATCGATCTGGACATCCAACATCCGCTTGGGATCAGTTTTCTGGCCAATACCATTTCCCTGACGCCGGGCACGGTTTCCTGCGATTTGTCGGAAGACCGCAAGCAATTGCTGGTACACGCGCTGCATGTCGAAAACCCGGCCGAAACCATTCAGGAAATCAAACAACGCTATGAGCGACCGTTAATGGAGATTTTTGAGTCATGTTAG
- a CDS encoding efflux RND transporter permease subunit produces MNIAEYAIRKRTVTLILTLFVIVGGLFSYENMGRLEDPEFTIKEAVIITFYPGASAQQVAEEVSDKLETKIQELGEVKEIRSLNKRGSSVITVQMKDKYGKQDLPLIWQKLRSKVNDITPSLPPGVSKPIVKDDYGDVYGILFAMTGDGFSYAEIKEYAKLLRKELLLVPDVAKVEMTGVQDETIYIQLDRSQMVSLGIGIDEIVDNLHNKNTILSAGAVKVGPEYITLNPTGKVDAIEDIKNLVIGSHSSGSDGRTNLIYLKDIANIYRGYEDPPSEMIRYNGFPAIVLGISTVQGGNVVKMGEAIEARLAEIETQIPVGIELNAISMQSDRVTESINAFIINLIEAVLIVVAVLVIFMGFRSALIIGTALFVTVMATFILMKTQGILLERISLGALIIALGMLVDNAIVIIDGMLVRIQKGLERVQAAREVVKQNLWPLLGATSVAILAFGAIGLSQDSTGEYTRSLFYVILYSLLLSWLVAITVVPLLGVMFIKVSEQQGDPFASRFYRGLKSVLIVLLKHRWVTVVVMLGLLYSSFLAFAQLKDSFFPSSTRDQFMFHMYFPEGTDIRVVSEVSHEFEQVLLKDDEIKDVSTFVGSGAPRFLLTYSPEKDPSAYAYMVITVKDYQTIPALMKKYYDYVEAHYPSVLPRPEAFALGPTKPAVEAVIYGENADTLRHIGHQIEDIMRENGATAIRSEWRERVKEVIPVFDEVRARELGVSREDFNQTLDITFKGLAVGHYREKDEMIPMVIRSDEKDRSDIDQLNNIQVWSSGARKYVPINQVVKDIKVEFVDAASHRKNRKRIYKVMCDPAIGALKSSIFKKVREPIEALPLPEGYHLEWEGEFKSSNDARAGLMASIPMFLILMILIVIALFNSIREPLIIWLTVPLALVGVGFGLYIADQPFDFMALLGFLSLSGMLIKNSIVLIDEINLELSLGREKFDAVIHSVLSRTRPVSMGALTTVLGMIPLLSDAFFVAMAVAIMAGLAFATVLTLLFVPVLYAIFHGVKVPENVK; encoded by the coding sequence GAAGTCTCCGATAAACTGGAAACCAAAATTCAAGAACTGGGCGAAGTCAAAGAAATCCGCTCGCTCAATAAACGCGGTTCCTCGGTGATTACCGTTCAGATGAAAGATAAATACGGTAAACAGGATTTACCGTTAATCTGGCAGAAATTACGTTCCAAAGTGAACGATATCACGCCGAGTTTACCGCCCGGCGTGTCGAAACCCATCGTCAAAGACGATTACGGGGATGTCTACGGTATTTTATTCGCCATGACCGGGGACGGTTTCTCTTACGCGGAAATCAAGGAATACGCCAAACTGTTGCGTAAGGAACTGTTGTTGGTGCCGGACGTTGCCAAAGTGGAAATGACCGGCGTTCAGGATGAAACCATTTACATCCAATTGGATCGCAGCCAAATGGTGTCGTTGGGAATCGGCATTGATGAAATCGTTGATAATCTGCACAACAAAAACACCATTTTGTCGGCCGGGGCGGTAAAGGTCGGGCCGGAATACATTACCTTGAACCCCACCGGTAAAGTCGATGCCATTGAAGACATTAAAAACCTGGTCATCGGTTCTCATTCGAGTGGTTCGGACGGTCGAACCAATCTGATTTACCTCAAAGATATCGCCAATATTTACCGCGGTTATGAAGATCCGCCGAGCGAGATGATTCGCTATAACGGCTTTCCGGCGATTGTTTTGGGAATTTCGACGGTGCAGGGCGGTAATGTCGTCAAGATGGGCGAGGCCATTGAAGCACGCCTGGCGGAAATCGAAACTCAGATTCCGGTCGGTATCGAATTGAACGCCATTTCCATGCAATCCGACAGAGTGACCGAATCCATCAATGCGTTCATTATCAACCTGATTGAAGCGGTCTTGATTGTGGTGGCGGTGCTGGTGATTTTCATGGGCTTCCGCAGCGCTTTGATTATCGGAACCGCCTTGTTTGTGACAGTAATGGCCACCTTTATTCTGATGAAAACCCAGGGCATTCTGCTGGAGCGGATTTCCTTGGGGGCGTTGATCATCGCTTTGGGGATGTTGGTCGATAACGCCATCGTCATCATCGACGGCATGTTGGTGCGAATTCAAAAAGGCCTGGAACGGGTTCAAGCGGCGCGGGAAGTGGTCAAACAAAATCTTTGGCCGTTATTGGGTGCCACCTCGGTGGCGATTCTGGCGTTTGGCGCCATCGGCCTGTCTCAAGACAGCACGGGGGAATACACCCGTTCGTTGTTTTACGTGATTCTGTATTCGTTATTGCTGAGCTGGTTGGTGGCGATTACCGTGGTGCCGTTATTGGGCGTGATGTTCATCAAGGTTTCGGAACAGCAAGGTGACCCTTTCGCGAGCCGCTTTTATCGCGGTTTGAAATCGGTGCTGATTGTCCTTCTCAAACATCGTTGGGTCACCGTGGTGGTGATGCTGGGGCTGCTTTACAGTTCCTTTCTGGCGTTTGCGCAACTCAAGGACAGTTTTTTCCCGTCTTCCACTCGGGATCAGTTCATGTTCCACATGTATTTTCCGGAAGGAACCGATATCCGTGTGGTCAGTGAAGTCAGTCATGAATTTGAACAAGTCTTGCTGAAAGACGACGAAATCAAAGATGTGTCCACCTTCGTCGGCAGTGGCGCGCCGAGATTTCTATTGACCTATTCGCCGGAAAAAGACCCGTCCGCCTATGCTTACATGGTCATCACCGTCAAAGATTATCAGACCATTCCGGCGTTGATGAAAAAATATTACGACTATGTCGAAGCGCATTATCCATCGGTTTTGCCGCGGCCGGAAGCTTTCGCGCTCGGGCCGACCAAGCCGGCGGTGGAAGCGGTGATTTACGGTGAAAATGCCGATACGCTTCGCCACATTGGCCATCAAATCGAAGACATCATGCGTGAAAACGGCGCCACCGCCATCCGTTCCGAATGGCGTGAACGCGTTAAGGAAGTCATTCCGGTGTTTGACGAAGTGCGTGCCCGTGAACTGGGTGTGAGCCGCGAGGATTTCAATCAGACGCTCGACATCACGTTTAAAGGTTTAGCCGTGGGTCATTATCGTGAAAAGGATGAAATGATCCCTATGGTCATCAGAAGCGACGAGAAAGACCGTTCTGATATCGATCAGCTGAACAATATTCAGGTTTGGAGCAGCGGGGCGCGTAAATACGTGCCAATCAATCAGGTGGTCAAAGACATCAAAGTCGAATTCGTGGACGCCGCTTCGCATCGAAAAAACCGAAAACGGATTTATAAAGTGATGTGCGATCCGGCCATCGGCGCCTTGAAAAGTTCCATTTTCAAAAAGGTGCGCGAACCGATTGAAGCACTGCCGTTGCCGGAAGGCTATCATCTGGAATGGGAAGGTGAGTTCAAGTCCTCGAACGATGCACGAGCCGGTCTGATGGCGTCGATTCCGATGTTCCTGATATTGATGATTTTGATTGTCATCGCCTTGTTCAACTCGATTCGTGAACCGTTGATTATCTGGTTGACGGTGCCTTTGGCGTTAGTTGGGGTCGGGTTTGGTTTGTATATCGCCGACCAGCCTTTCGATTTCATGGCCCTGCTGGGTTTCCTCAGTCTGTCGGGGATGTTGATCAAAAACTCGATTGTTCTGATTGATGAAATTAATTTGGAATTGTCGCTAGGGCGTGAAAAATTCGACGCCGTCATCCATTCGGTTTTGTCGAGAACCCGTCCGGTGAGTATGGGCGCTTTGACCACGGTGCTGGGGATGATTCCACTGTTGTCGGATGCGTTTTTCGTTGCCATGGCGGTGGCGATCATGGCCGGTTTGGCGTTCGCGACCGTTCTGACGTTATTGTTCGTACCGGTACTCTATGCGATTTTCCACGGCGTTAAAGTGCCGGAAAACGTTAAATAA
- a CDS encoding Na+/H+ antiporter subunit G, whose product MLEYLLAALILIGAFFTLVGSIGLFKLPDFFMRLHGPTKATTLGVGAILLASALYFSLDKDGVSLHEILVTFFLFITAPVSAHLMAKAALHIKIKQIDKTRNSID is encoded by the coding sequence ATGTTGGAATATCTTTTAGCCGCGCTGATTCTCATCGGCGCTTTCTTCACGCTGGTGGGTTCCATCGGGCTGTTCAAACTGCCGGATTTCTTCATGCGTCTGCATGGACCGACCAAAGCCACCACTTTGGGCGTGGGCGCGATTTTATTGGCCTCTGCGCTGTATTTTAGCCTGGATAAGGACGGCGTGAGCCTGCACGAAATTCTGGTGACCTTCTTTTTGTTCATCACCGCGCCGGTCAGCGCGCATTTGATGGCCAAAGCGGCTTTACACATCAAAATCAAACAGATCGACAAAACCCGAAACTCTATCGATTGA
- a CDS encoding Na+/H+ antiporter subunit C — translation MEILVALVIGVLTASGVFLTLRARTFPVVLGITLLSYAVNVFLFTMGRLTIGLPAVIDPEQGGYTDPLPQALVLTAIVIAFGMTAFLIVLSLKARAELGNDHVDGLHLAPDEDSLENTVPPKLHKNGSDSPNQEDGTP, via the coding sequence ATGGAAATTCTCGTGGCTTTGGTCATTGGTGTTCTGACCGCGAGCGGCGTCTTTTTGACCCTCCGCGCCCGAACCTTTCCGGTGGTATTGGGTATCACTTTGCTGTCTTACGCGGTGAATGTCTTCCTGTTCACCATGGGCCGTTTGACCATCGGTTTACCAGCCGTCATCGACCCGGAACAAGGCGGTTATACCGACCCGTTACCGCAGGCGTTGGTGCTGACCGCGATCGTTATCGCCTTCGGGATGACCGCCTTTTTGATTGTTTTATCCCTCAAAGCCCGCGCCGAATTGGGCAACGACCATGTCGACGGTCTGCATTTGGCGCCGGACGAAGATTCTCTGGAAAATACCGTGCCACCGAAACTGCATAAAAACGGTTCCGATTCCCCTAACCAAGAGGACGGAACGCCATGA
- a CDS encoding monovalent cation/H+ antiporter subunit A — protein sequence MNLLAFNLPIVVLLPFFGAILAAWASKLNRLAAAWTSGGVALLSLAFLMPSASLPFQGETLIQSWPWIDSIGLHFAFRLDGLALLFALLILIIGLLVIFYARYYLAAKDSMGRFFSYLLMFMGSMLGIVLSENLIQLVVFWELTSITSFLLISYWQQRKDARQGARMSLAITGGGGLALLGGVLLLGNVVGSYQLTDVLQAGEVIRNSPLYLPILILILLGVFTKSAQFPFHFWLPHAMAAPTPVSAYLHSATMVKAGIFLLARFFPVLSGTPEWSWLVGGAGLITFLLGGYTALFKNDLKGLLAYSTISHLGLITLLFGFGTQLAAVAAIFHIINHATFKASLFMVAGIIDHEAGTRDMRKLNGLIKYMPHTAALAIIASAAMAGVPLMNGFLSKEMFFQQAVEMSNADSMAWMIPVLVTIGGVFSVAYSIRFIHDVFFNGEPIGLTKTPHEPPRFMKIPVDILVIVCLAVGIFPAYTVAPILQVAVMGTLQTTAPAYSLAIWHGFNYPLMMSFIAMAVGVLVYFRRERFFAFYKRYFRRINAKRYFNFWLQKLFNASIRVTRSFDKGSLQNASAWIIGASLVIGAYGFLAYPGALLGDRALLPLDGVTLVVALGLMIISLLTMVWHRQRLLTLIVIGVIGLVISLGFVKFSAPDLALTQLSVEVVTIVLLLLALYFLPQYTPKQAGRIRLWRDGLLAAFAGIGVTLFTLSVLTRDYSTIAEYFLANSVPGGGGTNVVNVILVDFRGFDTLGEIVVLALAGLGVFAMLEGMKLPAPKNDIEGRLWNSDKHPLIMQTLTRLLLPLMLLVAVFIFLRGHNLPGGGFIAGLIASVALIVQYLANGIQWTSQRIKVDMHWSIGVGLLIAISTGLVAMGLGYPFLTSAFTHLHWPVVGEFEVASAIAFDLGVFLVVVGATVMSLVQLGKLSYASHHPNDPTANPVSQEVK from the coding sequence ATGAATCTATTGGCCTTTAATCTTCCCATCGTGGTGCTCCTTCCCTTTTTCGGCGCCATTTTGGCGGCGTGGGCTTCCAAGCTGAACCGTCTGGCGGCGGCTTGGACCAGCGGCGGTGTTGCCCTCCTTTCATTGGCGTTTCTGATGCCATCGGCTTCCTTGCCGTTTCAAGGTGAAACCCTGATTCAAAGTTGGCCTTGGATTGATTCCATCGGACTGCACTTCGCTTTCCGCCTCGATGGCCTCGCCCTACTGTTTGCCTTATTGATTCTGATCATCGGGTTACTGGTCATCTTTTATGCCCGTTATTACCTCGCCGCCAAAGACTCCATGGGGCGCTTCTTCTCCTACCTGCTGATGTTCATGGGCTCCATGCTCGGGATAGTGCTGTCGGAAAACCTGATTCAATTGGTGGTATTCTGGGAATTGACGTCCATCACCTCTTTCCTGCTGATCAGTTATTGGCAGCAACGTAAAGACGCCCGTCAGGGCGCGCGCATGTCCTTAGCCATCACCGGCGGCGGCGGCTTGGCCTTGCTCGGGGGCGTATTATTGCTGGGGAACGTCGTCGGCAGCTACCAGCTGACCGACGTGTTGCAAGCTGGCGAAGTCATTCGTAACAGCCCTTTGTATTTGCCGATTTTGATATTGATTCTATTGGGTGTTTTCACCAAGTCGGCCCAATTTCCATTCCATTTCTGGTTGCCGCATGCCATGGCCGCACCGACCCCGGTATCGGCCTATTTGCACTCGGCCACCATGGTCAAAGCCGGGATTTTCCTTCTGGCGCGTTTTTTCCCGGTTTTATCGGGCACACCGGAATGGTCCTGGTTGGTCGGTGGTGCCGGGTTAATCACCTTCCTGCTCGGCGGTTACACCGCCCTGTTCAAGAACGATTTAAAAGGTCTGCTGGCCTATTCCACCATCAGTCATCTGGGCCTGATTACTCTGTTGTTCGGTTTCGGCACGCAATTGGCGGCCGTCGCGGCGATTTTCCACATCATCAACCACGCCACCTTTAAGGCCTCATTGTTCATGGTGGCGGGCATTATTGACCACGAAGCCGGCACCCGCGATATGCGTAAACTCAACGGTCTGATTAAATACATGCCGCACACCGCCGCGCTGGCAATCATCGCTTCGGCCGCCATGGCCGGTGTGCCGCTGATGAACGGTTTCCTGAGTAAGGAAATGTTCTTCCAGCAGGCCGTGGAAATGTCGAATGCCGATTCCATGGCCTGGATGATTCCGGTTCTGGTCACCATCGGTGGCGTTTTCTCGGTGGCCTATTCGATTCGATTCATTCACGATGTTTTCTTCAACGGCGAACCGATTGGTTTGACCAAAACGCCGCACGAACCGCCGCGTTTTATGAAAATTCCCGTCGATATTTTGGTTATTGTTTGTCTGGCCGTGGGTATTTTCCCAGCTTACACCGTTGCACCGATTCTGCAGGTGGCGGTCATGGGCACCTTACAGACAACGGCCCCGGCGTACAGTCTGGCCATCTGGCACGGCTTTAACTATCCGTTGATGATGAGCTTTATCGCCATGGCCGTCGGGGTGCTGGTGTATTTCCGCCGCGAGCGGTTCTTTGCCTTCTACAAACGTTATTTCCGCCGCATCAATGCCAAACGGTACTTCAACTTCTGGTTACAGAAATTATTCAATGCGTCGATTCGCGTTACCCGAAGCTTCGATAAAGGTTCCTTGCAGAACGCTTCGGCTTGGATTATCGGGGCCTCGCTGGTGATTGGCGCCTATGGTTTCCTGGCGTATCCAGGCGCCTTGCTCGGCGACCGGGCCTTGCTGCCACTGGACGGCGTGACCTTGGTGGTCGCCCTCGGCTTGATGATTATCAGCCTTCTCACCATGGTCTGGCACCGTCAACGACTGTTGACTCTGATAGTCATCGGCGTCATCGGGCTGGTGATTTCACTCGGCTTTGTGAAATTCTCCGCGCCGGATTTGGCGTTGACGCAATTGTCGGTGGAAGTGGTCACCATTGTTCTGTTATTGCTGGCGCTGTATTTCCTGCCGCAATACACCCCAAAACAAGCCGGACGGATTCGTCTGTGGCGTGACGGTTTGCTGGCGGCTTTTGCCGGTATCGGTGTCACTCTCTTTACCTTGTCGGTATTGACACGCGATTACAGCACCATCGCCGAATATTTCCTCGCCAACAGTGTCCCGGGCGGCGGCGGCACCAATGTCGTCAATGTCATACTGGTGGATTTCCGTGGCTTCGATACCTTGGGTGAAATCGTGGTATTGGCGCTGGCAGGCCTGGGCGTTTTTGCTATGCTGGAAGGCATGAAACTGCCGGCTCCGAAAAACGATATCGAGGGCCGTTTATGGAACAGCGACAAGCATCCATTAATCATGCAAACCCTGACCCGCCTGCTCTTGCCGCTGATGTTGCTGGTGGCGGTGTTTATCTTCCTGCGCGGCCACAACCTGCCGGGCGGCGGCTTTATCGCCGGTTTGATTGCCTCGGTGGCGCTGATCGTCCAATACCTGGCCAACGGCATTCAATGGACCAGCCAGCGCATCAAGGTGGACATGCATTGGTCCATCGGCGTCGGATTGCTGATTGCCATTTCCACCGGCCTGGTGGCGATGGGACTGGGTTATCCGTTCCTGACATCCGCCTTTACGCATCTGCATTGGCCGGTGGTCGGTGAATTCGAAGTGGCCAGCGCCATTGCGTTTGACCTGGGCGTTTTCCTGGTCGTCGTCGGCGCCACGGTCATGAGCCTGGTGCAACTCGGTAAACTCAGTTACGCCTCGCATCATCCGAATGATCCAACGGCGAATCCCGTCAGTCAGGAGGTGAAATAA
- a CDS encoding Na/Pi cotransporter family protein, which produces MNPIELSSNARQHLKTLVLFTLLLSVTGWVMAADDYVVKLDWPTMIMSLLGGLALFLFGLDLMIKGLLAVAGERMKQLLEKLTVNRVTGALSGTLVTAVIQSSSVTTVLVVGFVSAGLMTVSQAAGVIMGANLGTTITAQIVAFKITNLALLMIAVGFVIQFVGQLSRTRHLGELILGLGLIFFGMNVMSDAMYPLRSYEPFLNLMVEMQNPFYGILVGLVFTALVQSSSATIGIVIVMASNGFLTLPAGIALSMGADIGTCVTAMLAAIGKSRDAVRSAMIHVGFNVLGVLIWLPFISVLAYLSVSISPSVTPDIITMETLAENTPREIANANTIFKFSALLLFLPMVPLFVWAVYKLYPVVEDETNQREIKPKFLDKGLLTAPTMALDAVEMEIDSFRQRLNSLFNHAVQADSITLDKLTFEDKYVERLKNYQHQILLYLGKISEADLDEALQNRYLKLITVVNILESMVETIDNGIVQAKHKAFENKFKPSETMTNLLGNLAKEVGKGVDNALLSLTEKSEDKAMLVLSVKSTIDHLIQEALKHQARYLKADAQRMMIFRLEMQLVDAFKRMHTLSKRIARYQMTTPSGNDKS; this is translated from the coding sequence ATGAACCCGATTGAACTGTCTTCGAACGCCCGACAACATTTGAAAACCCTGGTTTTGTTTACCCTGTTACTCAGTGTGACCGGTTGGGTTATGGCAGCGGACGATTACGTTGTGAAACTGGACTGGCCGACCATGATCATGTCGTTGCTCGGTGGGTTGGCGTTGTTTCTGTTCGGTTTGGATTTGATGATTAAAGGCTTGTTGGCGGTGGCCGGTGAACGCATGAAACAATTGCTGGAAAAACTCACCGTCAACCGGGTGACCGGCGCGCTTTCCGGAACCTTGGTCACCGCGGTGATTCAATCGTCGTCGGTGACGACGGTTTTGGTGGTGGGGTTTGTTTCCGCCGGATTGATGACGGTGAGTCAGGCCGCTGGGGTCATTATGGGAGCCAACCTCGGGACCACCATCACCGCGCAAATCGTAGCGTTTAAAATCACCAATCTGGCGTTATTGATGATTGCGGTCGGGTTTGTGATTCAGTTCGTCGGCCAGCTGAGTCGAACCCGCCATTTGGGGGAATTGATTCTCGGGCTAGGTTTGATTTTCTTCGGCATGAACGTTATGAGCGATGCCATGTACCCATTGCGCAGCTACGAACCCTTTTTGAATCTGATGGTGGAAATGCAGAATCCGTTTTATGGCATTCTGGTCGGGTTGGTGTTTACCGCGCTGGTGCAATCGTCGTCCGCGACCATCGGGATCGTGATTGTCATGGCCAGTAACGGCTTTTTGACCTTACCGGCGGGCATCGCCTTGTCGATGGGGGCGGATATCGGCACTTGTGTGACCGCGATGTTGGCCGCCATCGGCAAATCGCGGGATGCGGTGCGTTCCGCCATGATTCATGTCGGTTTCAATGTGCTTGGGGTGTTGATCTGGCTGCCGTTCATTTCCGTATTGGCGTATCTTTCGGTATCGATTTCACCGTCGGTGACGCCGGACATCATCACCATGGAAACCTTGGCGGAAAACACCCCGCGTGAAATCGCCAACGCCAACACCATCTTTAAGTTCTCCGCCTTATTGCTGTTTTTGCCGATGGTGCCGTTGTTTGTCTGGGCGGTCTATAAGCTGTATCCGGTGGTGGAAGACGAAACCAACCAGCGTGAAATCAAACCCAAGTTTCTCGACAAAGGGCTTTTGACCGCGCCAACCATGGCTTTGGATGCGGTGGAAATGGAGATCGACAGCTTCCGGCAACGCTTGAACAGTCTTTTCAATCATGCCGTACAGGCCGATTCAATCACGCTGGATAAATTGACCTTTGAAGATAAATACGTGGAACGGTTGAAGAACTATCAGCATCAGATATTGTTGTATCTGGGTAAAATCAGTGAAGCGGACTTGGATGAAGCCTTGCAAAACCGTTATCTGAAATTGATTACGGTGGTGAATATTCTCGAATCTATGGTGGAAACCATCGATAACGGTATTGTGCAGGCCAAGCACAAAGCCTTTGAGAACAAGTTCAAACCGAGCGAAACCATGACCAATCTGCTCGGTAACCTGGCTAAGGAAGTCGGGAAAGGGGTGGATAATGCGTTATTGTCGCTCACCGAAAAAAGTGAAGACAAAGCCATGCTGGTATTGTCGGTTAAATCGACCATCGACCACCTGATTCAGGAAGCCCTGAAGCATCAGGCACGATACCTGAAAGCCGATGCGCAACGGATGATGATTTTCCGCCTAGAAATGCAATTGGTGGATGCGTTCAAACGCATGCATACCTTGTCGAAACGCATCGCACGGTATCAAATGACAACGCCATCCGGAAACGATAAAAGTTGA
- a CDS encoding K+/H+ antiporter subunit F — translation MLETVLEIAFVMVSLALVLSFYRLLKGPDIPDRILALDTLYINSIALLILFGLYLGSPLYFEAALLIAVMGFVGTVALSKYLLRGDIME, via the coding sequence ATGTTAGAAACCGTTTTGGAAATCGCTTTCGTCATGGTGAGTCTGGCGTTGGTGTTGAGTTTTTACCGATTATTGAAAGGGCCGGACATTCCCGACCGCATTCTGGCGTTGGACACGCTGTACATCAATTCCATCGCTTTATTGATTCTGTTCGGATTGTATCTGGGCAGTCCGCTGTATTTCGAAGCGGCGCTCTTGATTGCAGTGATGGGGTTTGTCGGCACCGTCGCCTTAAGCAAATACCTGCTTCGCGGCGACATCATGGAATAA